The sequence GCGTTCTCCACCGGCACGCCGGTGGCCATGATGACATGGGACGGGTCAAGAGAGCCCGATGCGCAGGCCGAGCCCGTGGATACGGCGATTCCGGCCAGGTCGAGGTACAGCAGGATGGCTTCTCCCTCAGCCCCGGCAAAGGAGACGCTCAGCGTGCCCGGGAGGCTGTGCTCGGGGTGTCCCATGAAGAGCGTGTCGGGAATGGCTTTGGCGATGCCGTCCTTTAAAATGTTCTTGAGTTCGAGCAGACGCTTTTCCTCTTCTTCCATCTCCAGGCCGCGCAGCTCGATCGCCTTGCCCATGCCGATGATGCCCAGGGAATTTTCCGTGCCCGCGCGGCGGCCGTGCTCCTGGTGCCCGCCGAGAATGAGGGGGCAGTAGGGGGCGCCTTTTTTGACGTACAAGGCGCCGATGCCCTTGGGTCCGTAAAGCTTGTGGGCGGAAATGGTCAGAAAGTCCACGTCCAGGTCGCGCACGTCCACCGGTATCTTGCCTACCGCCTGCACCGCGTCGGTGTGGAACAGGGCTCCGCCTTCATGGGCGATGCGCGCTGCGGCCTTGATGTCCTGGATGGTGCCGATCTCGTTGTTGGCCATCATGTTGGAGACCATGCCGATCTTGTCCGTCACGGCCCGGCGCAGTTCTTCGAGGTCGATGCGACCGTATTTGTCCACGGGCAGATAGGTCACTTCGTGACGTTTGCGCCCCAGATCGCGGGCGGTGTTCAGCACGCAGGGATGCTCGATGGCCGTGGTCACAAGGCCGCTGCGGCCACTCAAAGCGCACGAGCAGCGCGTGCTGTCGCAATGCAGCAGGGACAGCACGGTGTTGTTTGCCTCGGAGCCGCTGCCGACAAAAAGGATTTCATCAGCGTCGGCACCGATGAAAGACGCGACTTTTTCCCGCGCCTCCTCGATTTTTTCCCGCGCTTCACGGCCAAAGCCGTGCATGCTGGAAGGGTTTCCAAATATTTCGAGGCCCTCGATCAGGGCTTCTTTCACGCCCGGATGCAGGGGGGTGGTGGCATTATTGTCAAAATAAACGGTTCTATTTTCCATGGCGGCTCCTTGTTTCGCAAAATTACGATGAGATTTTAATCCCTAATTCGGACCTGTCTACCCCGAGAATGGATGCAGGATGCCCGGAGACGGCGATTCCGGTTCTTTGCCGGCCTCACGCCAGAGCCCGTCTTCCCAGCTGAACACCTGGTGCGGATTGAATCCGGCCTTGTAGGCCATGCGCTCGCATCCCGGCACGACATAACCGAGGTAGTAGTGGGAAAGCCCTCTTTTTTTCGTCTCCTCGATCTCGCGCAGTACGCTGAAGATGCCGGGGCTCAAGGGCGACGCCGCAGGATCGAAGACGAAATAGACGGAACTCAGTCCATCGCTGCCAACGTCCAGATATCCGGCCCCCAGCAAGCGTCCGTTTTCCTCGTAGCGGGCAAGCAGGTTCGGGCAGGGCGAGGAATGCAGGTTGGCGATGAATTCGTCGAAGCTGCTTTCTTGTCCGAAACGAACCTGGGAATGTGTATGATACAGGTCAAAAAGTTCCTTTTCGTAGCGAACCGGGCCAAAGCTGACGCGCAGATGGCTGCAGCGGCGCAGCACGCGCTTCTGTCCGCGGCTGGGCAGGAAGCGCCGCACGGGCACGCGCAGGGGGGTGCAGGCCCTGCAATCCGGGCAGGCCGGACGAAAGAAATAATGGCCGAACTTGCGCCAGCCTCGGGACAGGAACCAGGAAAGCTCGATGTTATTCAAGCCGTCGGCAAAAAAAAAGGAATAAACCAGCGTCCTGTCCGGCAGGTAGGGGCAGGGAGCGGGGGCCGAAAATTCAGGTTGAGAGTAAAGAATCATAAACCCGCCCCCAAGCTCCTCGCGGACAAAGGAAAAGAGGGCCGACCCGGTCGGTTCCGCCCGGCCCTGCCCATCGTCAGCCTATTTTGTCACTTTGGCCCAGGAATCGCGCAGCGTGACGGTCCTGTTGAAAACCGGCCGATCCGGTTCGTGGTCGTGGCGGTCCGCGCAGAAAAAGCCTTGCCGCTCGAACTGGAAGCGGGCCTCGGGCGAGGCCTGGGTCAGGGATTTTTCCACCTTGCAGTCGGTCAGGACTTCCAGGGAGGACGCGTTGATCTGGGTCAGGAAGTCAGCTTCCTTGCCCGGCGACTCCACCGTGAAGAGACGGTCGTAGAGGCGCACTTCGGCCTGTGCGCAGTGCCGTGCGCTGACCCAGTGCAGGGTGCCCTTGACCTTGCGGCCGTCGGGAGCGTCCCCGCCCCGGCTTTCAGGGTCGTAGGTGCAGATCACGGCCTTGATGGTCCCGTCGGATTTTTTCAGCACGTCCTGACAGGTCACCAGATAGGCTCCGCGCAGGCGCACCTCGCGGCCGGGCGAGAGACGAAAATACTTGCCGGGCGGGTTTTCCATGAAATCCTCGGCTTCGATGAAGATCTCGCGGGAAAAGCCGACCTTGCGGCTGCCCATCTCCGGGTTTTTTGGATGGTTGGCCAGCTCGAAGAATTCTTCCTTGTCCTCGGGATAGTTCTCGATGATGAGCTTCACGGGGCGCAGCACGGCCATGGCTCGGGGCGCGGCCGCGTCCAGGTTTTCGCGCACGCAGTTTTCGAGTACGCCCATGTCCACGCAGCTGTCCGAGCGGCTGACCCCTATGCGTTCGCAAAAGTCGCGCAGGGCCGCCGGCGGAAAACCCCGGCGGCGCAAGCCCGAGATGGTGGGCATGCGCGGGTCGTTCCAGCCGCCGACCACGTCGTTTTCGACCAGGGTCTTGAGCTTGCGCTTGCTGGTCACGGTATAGTTGATGTTCAGGCGGTTGAACTCATACTGCCTGGGTCGGCTGGGAACGTCGAGTTGGTCGAGGATCCAGTCGTAGAGGGGCTTGTGGTCCGCGAATTCAAGGGTGCAGATGGAGTGGGTGATGTGTTCCAGCGAATCGGACAGGCCGTGGGCGAAATCGTACATGGGGTAGATGCACCACGCATTTCCCGTGTTCTGGTGCTCCTGATGCAGGATGCGATACAGGGCCGGGTCGCGCATGTTCATGTTCGGCGAGGCCATGTCGATTTTGGCGCGCAGGATGTGCGTGCCCTCGGGAAATTCCCTGGCGCGCATGCGGGCGAAGAGGTCCAGGTTTTCCTCCACGGAGCGGTCGCGGTAGGGGCTGTTCGTGCCGGCTTCCGTCAGCGTGCCCCGGTACAGGCGCATGTCTTCAGCCGACAGCGAGCAGACGTAGGCCTTGCCCTTGGTGATCAATTCTACCGCGAAGGCGTAAAGGCGCTCGAAGTAGTCCGAGGCATGGTAGAGGTGTTCGCCCCAGTCAAAGCCCAGCCATTGCACGTCCTCCTTGATGGAGTTCACGTAGACCGGATCTTCCTTGCCCGGGTTGGTGTCGTCGAAGCGCAGGTGGCAGCGTCCGCCGTAATCGCGCGCCAGACCGAAGTTCAGGCAGATGGACTTGGCGTGGCCGATGTGCAGGAACCCGTTCGGCTCGGGTGGAAAGCGGGTGTAGACCCGGCCGTCGTTCTTGCCGTTCTTGAGGTCTTCTTCGATGATGGCGCGCAAAAAATTTGAAGGCGTGGATGGCGTGTCCATGGTGATCCTTGAATGCTGGGGATGTCTACGGGTTATGGGTCAAAGTGCTTACGGACAGCGGCATGGGTTGGCAAGTCCGCCCCTGCACATAGGCCAAGAGGGCGTCGCGGGTGCTCGGAAAGGCCAGCTTGTCCCACGGTATCTGGTCGTGCGAGAAGAGATCCAAATCCTCCGTCTCCTCGCCCGCGCTGGGTTCGGCTTTGTCCAGATGGGCGCTATAGACGATGATGACCGGCGGCCATCCGGCGTAGGAGAAGACGCCGACCAGCCCGTCCAGGGTGATGTCAAGATTCACTTCCTCGCGAATTTCGCGGATGGCGGCCAGTTCGACGGGCTCGCCTTCGTCCACATAGCCTCCGGGCAGGAGCCATTTGTGGGTGTCGTCCAGGCGCTTGCGGCGCATGAGCAGAATCTTGTCGTCGATTTCAAGGATGACGCAGGTCACGACCTTGGGGTCGAGATACACCACGCCCGAGCATTTCGAGCACACCAGGCGTGGTGGTTCGTCCGGGCGCAGGCGTTGCAGCTCCAGGGGCGCTCCGCAGGCGGGGCAGAAACGGTAGCGGTCGTGACGGATGGGACCGGCGGTTGTGGTCATGAGTAGATGTTGGTCCTGATCGTGTGATCCTTGAGGGTTTCGCGGGCGTGACCCGCGAGGGATTTGGCCGGATACCCGATGCTGATGATGGATTCAACCCGCAAATGGGGCGGAATGCGCAAAATCTCGCGCACGCGGTCCTCGGCCGTTCTTTCCTGGTCGTGGGGCCGCAGGCGGATCTGCACCCAGCAGCTGCCAAGGCCGAGGCTCTCGCACGCCAACTGCAGGATGATGGAGGCGATGGCGCAGTCCTCGATCCAGGTATCGGCCTTGTCTTCGTGACCGAGCACGACCACGCCCAGCGCCGCGTCGCGCAGAAAGTGCGCGCCGTGGGGTTTGGCCGTGGACAGGGCCTCAAGAAGGGGCTTGTCCGTGACAAAAATGAACTCCCAGGGGTCGAGCCCGCGGGATGACGGCGAGCGCAGCACGGCTTCCCGCAGCAGTTCCATGACTTCGGGTTCAAGGGCCTCAGGCGTGTAATGGCGGATGCTGCGGCGTTTGCGCAGGATTTCGAGCATGTTTTCTCTCCCCGGGACGTGTATAGGGCGCGGCCCTGACCGTTGTTGATCGCACTCCTTGATCAGTGCGGACGCATACCGTATCAAAGCCCTCATTGGGCGGCAATCGCCGAATCCTGGTGCTTTTCAAGGAGGAACAATGGATGGACTGATTCTCGTCTTGACAGCGCTGGCCGGGTGTCTCATGCCGGTCCAGCCGGCCGTGAACGCTGTTACCGCACAGATGATGAGCAGTCCGTACCTGGCCTCGTTTTTTTCTTTTCTGACCGGCACGCTGGCTTTGGGTTTTTTGTGTCTGGCTCTGCGTCTGCCTTGGCCCGACGGGAAGATCATCATGGGCCTGCCGTGGTGGGCCTGGCTGGCCGGGCCCATGGGAGCCTTTTTCGTGACCATGACCATCGTCGCCGTGCCTCGTCTGGGCGCCATGAGCGTCATGGCCCTCTTGATCGCAGGACAGATGGGCATGTCCCTGGTCATGGATCATTTCGGATGGCTTGGGATCCCGGCCCAGCCCATATCCATGTGGCGGATCCTGGGCGCGATCCTGCTTTTCACCGGCGTGGTGCTGATCCGCAAATTCTAAGGAGGTTGTCATGAAAACAGCCCTGTTCGTATTCAACGGCGACCCTATGTGCTTTATCCACGTACTCCTGAACGCACTCGATATGCACGCCGGCGGTCACGAAGCCCGCATCGTATTGGAAGGCGCGTCCGTGGCCCTGGCCCCGGCCCTGGTCAAGCCCGAACACCCCCTGTCCACACTTTTCGCCAAGGCCCGCGAAGCCGGACTGCTTGAAGGCGCGTGCAGGGCCTGCTCCGTCAAGCTCGGCGTTGCCTCCGAGATCGAAGCCGCAGGAATTGCGCTCATCGGTGACATGAGCGGTCATCCGGCCATGCGCGCCTATATGGAAGCCGGGTGGCAGGTCATCACGTTTTGACCCGGCAGAACCAAAGCGGCCTTGGCTGCGATGCTGCGCTGGTCATTCGGGTCGGTTCGCTCAATCCGGTCAAGCTCGGGGCCATCCGCGAGGTCATGCGCGTGCCCTTCCCCCTGGCCCGCTTTGTGCCTGTGCCCGCCCCTTCCGAGGTGCCGGATCAGCCCCTGGGCCTGGAAGAGACTCTGCGCGGGGCAAAGAACCGCGCCAGGAACGCTTTTGCGGATTGCGCCCTGTCCGTGGCCCTGGAATCGGGACTCATCGAAGTGCCCGGATCGAATACGGGCTACATGAATCTGACGGCCTGCGCCATTTACGACGGCCGTGAAATGTACCTGGGACTGGGCCCCGCCTTCGAACTTCCCCCGGACGTGACCCGTCTGGTGGTGGAGGATGGGCTGGAACTTGATCCGGCCGTGCGGCGGGCCGGGCTGACCGATAACGAACGCATCGGCTACGCCCAGGGCATCATCGGCATCCTGAGCGGCGGGCGCGTGACGCGCATGGACTACAGTCGCCCGGCGGTGTCCATGGCCCTGGTGCGCATGGGCCG is a genomic window of Desulfomicrobium baculatum DSM 4028 containing:
- a CDS encoding NUDIX hydrolase, with translation MTTTAGPIRHDRYRFCPACGAPLELQRLRPDEPPRLVCSKCSGVVYLDPKVVTCVILEIDDKILLMRRKRLDDTHKWLLPGGYVDEGEPVELAAIREIREEVNLDITLDGLVGVFSYAGWPPVIIVYSAHLDKAEPSAGEETEDLDLFSHDQIPWDKLAFPSTRDALLAYVQGRTCQPMPLSVSTLTHNP
- a CDS encoding glutamine--tRNA ligase/YqeY domain fusion protein, whose product is MDTPSTPSNFLRAIIEEDLKNGKNDGRVYTRFPPEPNGFLHIGHAKSICLNFGLARDYGGRCHLRFDDTNPGKEDPVYVNSIKEDVQWLGFDWGEHLYHASDYFERLYAFAVELITKGKAYVCSLSAEDMRLYRGTLTEAGTNSPYRDRSVEENLDLFARMRAREFPEGTHILRAKIDMASPNMNMRDPALYRILHQEHQNTGNAWCIYPMYDFAHGLSDSLEHITHSICTLEFADHKPLYDWILDQLDVPSRPRQYEFNRLNINYTVTSKRKLKTLVENDVVGGWNDPRMPTISGLRRRGFPPAALRDFCERIGVSRSDSCVDMGVLENCVRENLDAAAPRAMAVLRPVKLIIENYPEDKEEFFELANHPKNPEMGSRKVGFSREIFIEAEDFMENPPGKYFRLSPGREVRLRGAYLVTCQDVLKKSDGTIKAVICTYDPESRGGDAPDGRKVKGTLHWVSARHCAQAEVRLYDRLFTVESPGKEADFLTQINASSLEVLTDCKVEKSLTQASPEARFQFERQGFFCADRHDHEPDRPVFNRTVTLRDSWAKVTK
- the yjjX gene encoding inosine/xanthosine triphosphatase; the encoded protein is MAGHHVLTRQNQSGLGCDAALVIRVGSLNPVKLGAIREVMRVPFPLARFVPVPAPSEVPDQPLGLEETLRGAKNRARNAFADCALSVALESGLIEVPGSNTGYMNLTACAIYDGREMYLGLGPAFELPPDVTRLVVEDGLELDPAVRRAGLTDNERIGYAQGIIGILSGGRVTRMDYSRPAVSMALVRMGR
- a CDS encoding arginyltransferase, whose amino-acid sequence is MILYSQPEFSAPAPCPYLPDRTLVYSFFFADGLNNIELSWFLSRGWRKFGHYFFRPACPDCRACTPLRVPVRRFLPSRGQKRVLRRCSHLRVSFGPVRYEKELFDLYHTHSQVRFGQESSFDEFIANLHSSPCPNLLARYEENGRLLGAGYLDVGSDGLSSVYFVFDPAASPLSPGIFSVLREIEETKKRGLSHYYLGYVVPGCERMAYKAGFNPHQVFSWEDGLWREAGKEPESPSPGILHPFSG
- a CDS encoding DMT family transporter; this encodes MDGLILVLTALAGCLMPVQPAVNAVTAQMMSSPYLASFFSFLTGTLALGFLCLALRLPWPDGKIIMGLPWWAWLAGPMGAFFVTMTIVAVPRLGAMSVMALLIAGQMGMSLVMDHFGWLGIPAQPISMWRILGAILLFTGVVLIRKF
- a CDS encoding nitroreductase family protein: MLEILRKRRSIRHYTPEALEPEVMELLREAVLRSPSSRGLDPWEFIFVTDKPLLEALSTAKPHGAHFLRDAALGVVVLGHEDKADTWIEDCAIASIILQLACESLGLGSCWVQIRLRPHDQERTAEDRVREILRIPPHLRVESIISIGYPAKSLAGHARETLKDHTIRTNIYS
- a CDS encoding cysteine desulfurase family protein, producing MENRTVYFDNNATTPLHPGVKEALIEGLEIFGNPSSMHGFGREAREKIEEAREKVASFIGADADEILFVGSGSEANNTVLSLLHCDSTRCSCALSGRSGLVTTAIEHPCVLNTARDLGRKRHEVTYLPVDKYGRIDLEELRRAVTDKIGMVSNMMANNEIGTIQDIKAAARIAHEGGALFHTDAVQAVGKIPVDVRDLDVDFLTISAHKLYGPKGIGALYVKKGAPYCPLILGGHQEHGRRAGTENSLGIIGMGKAIELRGLEMEEEEKRLLELKNILKDGIAKAIPDTLFMGHPEHSLPGTLSVSFAGAEGEAILLYLDLAGIAVSTGSACASGSLDPSHVIMATGVPVENAHGSVRISLGRENTLEDVHYMLHHLPPIIDRIRTMSSAYRRK